One Pyrus communis chromosome 4, drPyrComm1.1, whole genome shotgun sequence genomic region harbors:
- the LOC137732784 gene encoding S-protein homolog 6-like: MADYRVTVFNDLARNTNLNVQCQAAGIDPSTHSIPFLNDFSSTVNINTTAVLSCDMSWGIVKGHFDIFNAKRDATRCARNWCAWRVKQDGLYLFIEVHKRLELQFTWPH, from the coding sequence ATGGCTGATTATCGGGTGACCGTTTTTAATGACTTGGCTCGAAACACCAACCTGAATGTTCAGTGTCAAGCTGCAGGCATTGATCCGAGTACTCATTCGATCCCATTTTTGAATGACTTCAGCTCGACCGTCAACATTAACACTACTGCTGTGTTATCTTGTGATATGAGTTGGGGTATCGTAAAGGGGCATTTCGACATCTTCAATGCTAAAAGAGATGCCACTAGATGTGCTAGAAACTGGTGCGCTTGGCGTGTGAAACAGGATGGCTTGTATCTATTCATCGAGGTGCATAAGAGGTTGGAGTTGCAGTTTACGTGGCCACATTGA